CAAATCGGTTACCGGTGGCGCCTCCGAAACCATCACCTTTTACTTCCGTCAGGATAGCGCCGGAACCACGAATAACTTCACAAATCACCTGAACACCGTTTGCAACCAAACGTGGGGGGCGCCCTATAACCAGTATCCTTATCAAGGATCGGCGCGCAGCGCGGCGTGGACCTTCGGAGTCAGCAGCACGTGGCCCGGTCCCGGTTCGTCGGGGGATCCCAATCAAAACTTCGTCGGTGAAAACGGCGATCCGGGAATCCTTGCCGGAGTTCAATCGACGAAGTACTCAACGGGTTACGTCGCCGGGGCTTACGTCAAGGCGGCCAATCCAAAAGTTTCGCAAGCATACTTACAAAACGGCATGAAGGGCAAGAACCCGATCTTCATCAATCCGACGAATTCCGCCACCCTCGCCAAAGCGTTTGCGAAAGTGACCGCGGCGAATATCACGTATGGCGGCGGCAGCGACGGCAATCCGCTGGGCTCAAGCACGCCCTGGTGCCAGCTCTACATACCGAACTCGTATTACGTCAACCCGCCCAAAGGGAGCTATCCCATCGTCGACGTTAGTTACTTGCTCTTCTACGGGCAAAACAACGGCGTCCACGTGCCGGACAAGACCGCCTTGATCAAGTTCCTCGTTTCGGCGCAGGCCAACACGATCATCAAGAAACTGGAATACGCGCCCCTCTCGTCCTCGGTCGAAAGTGCAGTCGTGAGCGCACTCAACGGCAACGGCAGTCAGGCTGCGTGTCTCCAGTAGTAACCTCGGTAATATAACGTCGGTGCGCGCCGCCGCAATGCGGCGCGCGCCCCTTTCAAAAATTCCGCTAGCGTTTATGAAGGACGTATGGATGACTTCGTGTTCTCTGTCAGGTCTTTGCGCGCTCGTTTCGCTCGTAGCGCTGACCGGCTGTAACGGATCGAGCTCGGCTTCGAGCTCGAATCCCTCACTCCCAACGAGCGCGCGCGTGCGATTCGTGGACGGCGCCCCTTCGCTCGAAGCGTTAATCAATGGCGCGCCGCAGGATATCGGCGCGGCGTACCTTCAGGCGGGAGGCGAAACCGTCGCCTCTACCTTCCAATACGGAGCGATGACGGCGTTCTTAGCGGTCAATGCCGGCACGCTCTCGCTGGTCGCACGCGATACACTCGGCTATCAGGTTGGTCCACTGAAAAGCAGTCCGCTGGCCGGCGGAAAGCAGTACACCTTGGTCGTTGTGGGCGTCTACCCGCACTATAGAGTGCTCACGTTCGATGAGCCGTCCGCTGGCGGTGCCGCCATCTCGCTGTATGAGGCCTCTACGACGGTCGCGAACGCCGGTTTCGGCCGTTTTCGCGCATCGACCCACTCGCAATTTCAAACGCTCGGAAACGCAGCTTTCGGGACCGTGACGACGGCGTCGTTGGGGAAGAGTGTCTCCGACGTCGGTGGTTACGTCGGTCCGGCGAACGCTCCAATCGGTACGCAGACTCCGTCGCAGATCGACGGTTTCGACGCGCGCAACGTACTGCCGTTTTACAACAGCGCGCGCCTCTCACTCTTTCTTTTTGACGCTAAGCCAAGCAGCGGTCTCGGACCGGTCTTCGGGAGCCTCGATCGATGAAGTTTTTTAACGTAAAGTTTTCCAATCCGTTCGTCGCGCTGGTCGGCATTGCGATCGCCACCGCGATCAGCGGCTGCGTCGCGGCCGCGCCGTCGTCGCAATCTTTTTCGCCGCCCGCCGAGCCTACCGCGACGCCGGCGGCCAACACGCTGTACGTCGATCACGCCGGTACGCTCTTTGTTTACCGCCTGCCGCTCTCGTCGGCTTCCAAGCCGGTGCGAACCTTGACGGAATGGCCTGGACTCGGTCTGCCGCCCGTCATCGCAGCCGATCAGTTCGGCAACGTCGCCGTCGCGAGTACGACGGCAATTCGGTTCTTTTCCGCGCCAATCGTATCGCTGGCTCCGGCGCGTGCCAAGTTGACGCTCAAGCTGACCCCGGCGATCACGGAAGTCGGCGATTCAGGCGCCGACCTGGTCGACATGGAGTACGATCCCAACGAAAATCTCTGGTTGCTCAATAACCTCGGCGCACTGATCACCGAGCTCCGTTCGCCGATCTCGAAATCGAGCACGGCTGCGGTCTCCATCGGTTTTGGAGCGCCCGGTTCGAAGACTGCCGGCTTTACGACCTTGGTGCAAGCGCGCTTCGACGTCAATGCGGCCCTCTACGTCTATGCAAGCTCGTCGTTGCGCTCACGCATCTTCAAGATCAGCTTTCCATATGCACGACCGCCGAGCGATATGGGACTCGACTTGGCGCAGGCCGATTTTATCGACTCGAGCCAATGGCCGCCTACTGCTCCTAACGCGCCGACGCTGCTCTTAGGTCAATACTTCGGGCCGCTGCGCTCCCCGACGCCGGGCTCGCCCCCGTCGCCACCGGTCGATGCGGCCGCGCAGTTCGCGCAGCCATTCAATCCGTCGCAGGGGCGCTTCCCGTCGGAGCATATTTCGACCATCCTCGGTGCGCTTATCGCCGATCCGTATCGCGCGAGTTTTTATGCGCTCGACGCTTCGAGCGGAAGCCTTGAGGTTTTCGGTCTGCCGATGCAAGGCGGCGAAAAACCGAAGATCACGCTTCCTTGTCTGGGCACCGCCGGCATTTGCGATGAGAAAGGTGAACATGTCTTCCTGGCACCGTAAGGCGGTTATCGTCTTCGTTTGCTGCCTCGCGTTCTCGATGGCTAAAGCCATCGCTGAAACGGGCGGTCTGGTTTCGGGCGCCGTCACCGACGATCGTACTCACGCACCGATTGCGGGTGCGCAGGTGATCGTCAAGGCGCCAAGCGGCACGTACCGTACGATCAGCGATTCAAAAGGGAACTTTCGCTTCCTGAGCGTGCTGCCCGATACATACTCGCTCTCCGTAACGCGCACGGGGTATCTGCCGTATTCGACGACCGTGGTCGTGCTCAACGGGTCGCAGCAGAACGTCAGCGTTACGCTCTCCAAGACGCTCAAGATTATTGCCAGCACGCACGCGAGGTCGTCTGGCAGTGCTTTTCAACGCGGCATGACCATCGATACATACACCGTGACCGGCTCGCAAATCCAAACGGTCATGGGCAAGAGTTTCAACGCGAACGAAGAGGATTTGCTTCGCAGCATTCCTAGCGTCACCATCGACAAGACCGGTACGGTTTCGATCCGCGGCGGCTTTGCCTTCGAAGCGGCGTACGAGTTTGAGGGAATCGACTACACGACGCCGTCGGTAAACTTGCAGAATACACTGCAAAACATCGGCAATTTCAATCTGCTCAACGGCGTCGGCAGCGTGCAATTGATTCCCGGAGCGGGCGACGCCACCCATGGCGACACCGGCACCGGGTTGATTCTGTTTACGGCGAAAAACGGCACCTACCCGACCTATCTGCACGTCGACACCGAGGCGCTGATGTACCCCTACCTGCACCAGCTCGGCCTGGAGTGGGGTTGGGCGTTGCCGTCGCAACGACTCTCGAACTACGCTGGTTTCATCGGCGTGCGCCGCGCCTTTCAGTATGGCATCCCCGGCACGGCCGCTAACACACTGGGAACCCTGGGAACCAACGCGGCGACCCTGGGGAGCACCATCGATCCGAACCTCGTCTATTACGCGCCGCAGTTTCTAAAGTCGAACGACTTCGTCGATAACCTGATTTACCGTTTCGGTTCCAATGAAAACCAGCGCCTGCAGTTCTTTATTCAAAGTCAGGCGATTACGCAGACGCTCGATTACGGCGGCTTCCAGTACCTGCCGTACATTTCCGGCGGTACGACCTCGGGTAAGTGCGCACCCTATCCCATCATCGGTCCCAGCGGCCCCGTCAACTCGCTCCAGCAGAATTTCGCCTGCAACAATCTGATCCCACTCTTTCCGGGCCAGCCCAATACGTATGCATTCGTATCGCAACCCGACGAGCTACAGAGCCCCTTCTTAGCGTATAAGCTCGAATACGACGCCAATATCAGCGCATCGACCTTGCTGACCACGCGCTATTTCCGCACGTACAGCGAGCAGTCGCAGATCATGCCGGCGCAGGGCATCTTCGCGCAACCCTACGGCGGCACTCGGACGGCGGGTCAGATTGACGGCACGACGCAGATTGGCACCAAGAACACGCTCAAATACGGCACGATCTACGAGTACGTCGTTCCGTACGGCAATCGCTATGACTTCACGTCGTACACGGCGTTCACAACGCCGCCGTATATCGTGACCTATGGGATAACACATCCATTGATGCCGCTGCCGTTGCCGTATACCTACCAGGGCTTGCTCCCGAACAATAATCCCTATGCCCAGGCTGGCCTTGAGCAAGATTTCTTCTCGCCGGCGTTTTGCGCTCAGCTCAACCTTCACAACGGTTGCGGTTATCTGAGCGCGTGGTTTCCGGGCGGCGTGCGATTTCCGTTCGAGGAAGACGTTGCGACCGTCGCTCAGCAGCAGTACGGCACCTACGTACAAGACACGATCGACATGAGCGCTCGCTGGAAGGCGGAGGCGGGCATTCGGCTCGACGGCTACAACTTTCAAATTCCCACGCAGGCCGGCGCGCCTGCCTCGATCCCCGCCGCCGAGCATCAGCGGCTCTACGAGCCGCATTTCGATACGTCGTACTCGCCTGATTCACGCGATACGTTTCGCTTGGGTTTCGGGCACACGCTGGCAATGCCGCTCCCCAGCCTCTTGGGTGCCGATGTGAGCCGCGTTCCATATGACGCCTTTGATGGAATCCCGTCGTACGACAACTCGACTGGAAAAGCGGCCACCTACTGCGGACCGCACGCGGATTCGCTCTGCAGCAGTTACGCGGACCAGTTGTACTGGCTCACACGCGATTATCGCTTCGGCAGTTCGACGCTCGAGGCGCCGCTGGTCGGCGCGACTTTTACGAACGTCGATCTTTCCTGGGCGCACGAATTTCATGACGGCTCGGCAATGAAAATCACGCCGTTTTACCGGCGGGGTTACAACGTGATCGAGCAAACCGCCCAAGTCATCGGATTCAACTATCAGACGGGCGCACCAGTCTATGGCGACGTTCAATACTCCAACCTCGGCATTCAAAAAGCCGAGGGGATTGAAACGCTCTACACGCGCGAACTTCCGCTCGGCATATCGATGCAGATCGGCGCAACGTACATCAGCCAGTTCGGAAACGAACCGCCCGGAGCGTTCTTGCAGCCGGCGGCGCTCGCCGTCGGCGAAGTCTATCGCTCGCCCGATCTCTCACCGTTTCAGCTCAACGCGGCGT
This Candidatus Eremiobacterota bacterium DNA region includes the following protein-coding sequences:
- a CDS encoding TonB-dependent receptor, which translates into the protein MSSWHRKAVIVFVCCLAFSMAKAIAETGGLVSGAVTDDRTHAPIAGAQVIVKAPSGTYRTISDSKGNFRFLSVLPDTYSLSVTRTGYLPYSTTVVVLNGSQQNVSVTLSKTLKIIASTHARSSGSAFQRGMTIDTYTVTGSQIQTVMGKSFNANEEDLLRSIPSVTIDKTGTVSIRGGFAFEAAYEFEGIDYTTPSVNLQNTLQNIGNFNLLNGVGSVQLIPGAGDATHGDTGTGLILFTAKNGTYPTYLHVDTEALMYPYLHQLGLEWGWALPSQRLSNYAGFIGVRRAFQYGIPGTAANTLGTLGTNAATLGSTIDPNLVYYAPQFLKSNDFVDNLIYRFGSNENQRLQFFIQSQAITQTLDYGGFQYLPYISGGTTSGKCAPYPIIGPSGPVNSLQQNFACNNLIPLFPGQPNTYAFVSQPDELQSPFLAYKLEYDANISASTLLTTRYFRTYSEQSQIMPAQGIFAQPYGGTRTAGQIDGTTQIGTKNTLKYGTIYEYVVPYGNRYDFTSYTAFTTPPYIVTYGITHPLMPLPLPYTYQGLLPNNNPYAQAGLEQDFFSPAFCAQLNLHNGCGYLSAWFPGGVRFPFEEDVATVAQQQYGTYVQDTIDMSARWKAEAGIRLDGYNFQIPTQAGAPASIPAAEHQRLYEPHFDTSYSPDSRDTFRLGFGHTLAMPLPSLLGADVSRVPYDAFDGIPSYDNSTGKAATYCGPHADSLCSSYADQLYWLTRDYRFGSSTLEAPLVGATFTNVDLSWAHEFHDGSAMKITPFYRRGYNVIEQTAQVIGFNYQTGAPVYGDVQYSNLGIQKAEGIETLYTRELPLGISMQIGATYISQFGNEPPGAFLQPAALAVGEVYRSPDLSPFQLNAAFNWKNDKWRINPVIYANSGYPYGAGYYTAVYCNGIPVIVPNTSLSVIYSQTPGYIDPLDPGTCTKPNIAATRGISEGGLPGGFYTTPRVDANLTVEYRPPTRSIAQSVFGLQVVNLFNELYNVPVINGCYGSPVTTGLSSGTAPCSYGSAPYAPPDLSAHSSAPYLTYPNEAPISFRFYYQVTL
- a CDS encoding DUF4397 domain-containing protein; the protein is MRFVDGAPSLEALINGAPQDIGAAYLQAGGETVASTFQYGAMTAFLAVNAGTLSLVARDTLGYQVGPLKSSPLAGGKQYTLVVVGVYPHYRVLTFDEPSAGGAAISLYEASTTVANAGFGRFRASTHSQFQTLGNAAFGTVTTASLGKSVSDVGGYVGPANAPIGTQTPSQIDGFDARNVLPFYNSARLSLFLFDAKPSSGLGPVFGSLDR
- a CDS encoding substrate-binding domain-containing protein, whose product is MRRLLAPLVFAGVPAMLLSACNGSGAGSGIAAIPSGAATSAHHSRLHHNDNGPQDLHAGGADIPAYAYNLGNQPVGYYNNPQAPPGEGSLLYAAPTQGTVYYCLTSSTDGRHAFEGYEDSGYPPTGPCAALGDAATGFGGRQDPLDFVGTAVALASTECCGSSTPYAQNRLQGTVTWGQPFEFPQIGGNIVYGYRPQDFKANVSEIKLSTWSYCAIANGTVSDWNDPAITADNGKSVTGGASETITFYFRQDSAGTTNNFTNHLNTVCNQTWGAPYNQYPYQGSARSAAWTFGVSSTWPGPGSSGDPNQNFVGENGDPGILAGVQSTKYSTGYVAGAYVKAANPKVSQAYLQNGMKGKNPIFINPTNSATLAKAFAKVTAANITYGGGSDGNPLGSSTPWCQLYIPNSYYVNPPKGSYPIVDVSYLLFYGQNNGVHVPDKTALIKFLVSAQANTIIKKLEYAPLSSSVESAVVSALNGNGSQAACLQ